The window AACGCCTGAGCACGCGTCGTCGCCGTCTGATGCGCGCGGTGGAGAGCGCCGCGCAGAAGGAGGTCGAGGCGCAGCATCTGCGGCGGCTCGAACAGGAGCTGCGGCGAAAGGTCGAACTTTTCCGAAGCAGCGAGAGCTACGGGACGTTCTTGACGAGAATGGTGGAACAATGCCGCCGCGCCGGTTTTTCCAGCGCGGGAACGTTTCAGGCGGCGGAACGCGAAGCCGGCCTGCTCCGCGCCGCCGGACTGTGCGTGGAAGAAAAAGATCCCGGCCGCTGGGGCGGCTTTATCCTCACGGAGGAGGGGGGCGCCCTCTTTGACTGCACTTTTCAGACCCGCTGGGAGCAGTACTGCTGCGAACGTGTCATCCGCAGCCGGGGAAGAAGCTAATTACGAATACGTCAACGGCCGCCTGCGCGCCCGCACGCGGGACTTCCTCCCCGTGCAGGCGGTGGCAGAACTTGCCTGCGCAGATCTGAAAGGCGTGGAACGTTCTCTGCTCGACACCGTTTACGGTCCGTTGTACCGTCGCGAGTTCATGCTGACGGAGATGCCTTTGGCGCTGAAGCTGGAGAACCTGATCTCCGCTTCCGCCCGGCAGCGTTTCAGCGAACTGAAACGCTGGGGCAAAGGCTCGGTGCGCCTGCTCACGTCGGCGCTTTCGATCCAGTCGGATCTGGAAAACGGCCAGCTTTTTTTGCGCGCGCTTCGATCGGGGCGAAACGATTACGAACCGAGTATGCCGGGCTGCGGCGAACTGAGCGCTGAGTTCTGGCGTCAAATGGCCAGAGCCGGCGGCGACCGGGAACAGATCGATGAACTGTGCCGTTATGACCCGACCGTGCTGTCCAACGTGCTCAGCGACGCCGTGAAGGAACTCGACGCTTCCGGTCGGCTGTGGGAGGCCGAATGGCTCTACATGAAAGGATCTTTCGACTGGGCAGCCAGCGTGCTGAAACGGTGCCGGGATTCGAACGGAGCGGCTGTGTTGCGGTGTCTCGGCTATCTGATCGACCTGTGGAATCTGCGCGTCTGGCTGGGGTTCCATTATGGATCCGGCATGCAGGACGAAGCGGTGCATTTTCTCGAAGGCGGCTCGCTGCCGCTGGAACGGCTGCTTTTCGCCAAAAGTTACAAGGCGCTGCTGCGCGGCTCGTTTTGGCGCTCTCGTGGAGCGGAGCCCGACGAACGTTCGTTGTTCGAGCTGGAACGACAATATCTGCTCTGGCAGATGACGCTGCGTCGCGAAGACCCGTTGGGCGTACAGGTGATCATCTCCTATCGGGCGCGCCTGTTCTGCGAGTGGCGCAACCTGACGACCATCGTTTCCGGACTGCAGAGCGGGCTGGACCGAGCGGCGCTGCAAAGCGTGCTGTTCATCGGCCGTTAGGAGGAAGCATGAAAAATCACGCGCTTTTGATCGGTTCGGCATCGTTCCTGCGCCTCTGGTCGGTGTTGGGCTGCATGGAAAAAATCGCCCCCGCGCGGCCCGAGCCGCGGAAACTGAAAGAAGTCGGACTCGCCTCCGGGGCTGAGGCCGTTTTATACGAGGAGACGCTTTTTGAGGGCTTTTCCTCGCGGGAGAAAAAATATTTTCAGGAGTCGGTCGATCCGTATTGGATCCCCCTGCCTGCGGCGGAAGGAGGCGAGTTGAAATAGACGGACGTTCTGCGCCGGTTCGATCGGTCTGTGCCGAAAGCGTTTGCATCGAAACGGAATTTCCGGTCGTGCTGGGTGAATTTGCCTGCACGGAAAACGGCGCGTGGTATGGCCAGGTGCAGAGCCATAACGGACGGATCGCGCGCATCCTGCCGCTGGATCTTCCGGAAAAGATCCGTCCGGGCGAGTTACTGCGTCTAAGCGGCGAGACGCTGGAAGACCGTCTTGCCCGCGTCGCGCCGGGCACCGTGATCGATCCGCTGGGACGGCAGATCATAAAGATTGGCGACGTGTCGATGGGCAATCTCAACTTTTCCACGGTTCCGCAGGAGACAAAGGGCGGCAGTTTCTGGGGGCTGAAAACGCTGGGAGAGTTCATGAACCTGCACGACGGCGAGGGCGTGGTGCTGCTGGGTTCGCCGCCGGGCGGGCTGCCCCTTCTTTTCAGTCAGATCGCCGCGGCGCAGCGGGCGGATTTTTTGTATATTTTCTGCCAAGGCGGTTATCACGAGCTGTATCGTTACTGCCGAGCCGTACAGATGGCTGGCAGCGCGGAAAGGTGCATGATCCTCTGGACGCCGCCGTGGAACGTGCCGGCGCTGAAGAACCTGGCCCCCCGGGCGCTGACGTATCTGTCGGCGCTGCCAGACGAGGGCGGGCGGCGCCTGATCCTGATTGACGATCTGCATTACTGGCTGGAATCAGTTCGCGAGTACGGCGAAAGTTCGGGCGAACTGCCGCTTCCCGACGGCTATCCTTATACGGCCCGGCGTCAGCTGGGCGAACTGCTGGATCTCAAGTCGCTGCCCGATGAAGAGGGGCGTTCCACGTCGCTGCTCGTCGGCTGGCGCTACGAAGAGGGCTTTTCGCCGCTTGCGGAGCATCCTTACATGGGGCGTTTGCCCCGTTTCATGCGCACGGGCATCATCCTCGAGGAATCGTCGGAATATTTGCTTCCGTCGAAGGATTCCTGGGGCGAACTGTCGCCGGCCGGGCGCTGTTGGCGTGAACTGTGCCGCCTCGCCGAGGAATGCGACGAGGCGCTGCGCCCCGTGCTGAAAGCGCTGATGGGGCTTTTCGGTTCGCTCTTTGTGGAGTATTCCCCGCTCAGTTTCGCCGCGGCGCCCGAGAACGTGGTGCAGTGGAGCGACGACGACGGGAAAACTCTCGTCGGGTTGGCTTCTCGGGCCACTCCGGCCCTGCTGGAAGCGGTGCTGAAAATTCGCGCCGAGCTGCAGCTGAGCTTTCGCGAATGGCCCGACGTGCGCCGCCGCGGCTTTATCGACTGGGTGCGCGCACAGAAGGAGGAACGGTCATGAAACTGCTTCGCCGCGGTTCGAACAACGTCAGTTCGCTTTCCGCCTCGTCGCTCTGGGTGGAGCATCTCGCCGGCGCGACGCTGAACGATCTGGTGACGATTCAGGACGCTTCCGGCGACGCTTTTGTGGGAAGGGTGGTGGAAGTCCAAAACGACCACTGCCATGTGCGCATCTGCGACGGAGAACATTCTCTCTGCCGCGATTCGCTGCAGGTCTGGCTGGGCAGCAACGAACTGGAACTGCCGTCCGAGCCGCCGCTGGTCGCTTCGCGGCTGACGCGCCGTTCGGTCTTCAAGACGGGGATCGCTCCGGTGGACACGCTTTTCCCCCTGCAGCACGGCCATTCGGTCTTTGTGGCCGGAGTGTCGCTTTATCGGTCGCTGGATTTTTTTTCCGCTCTGCTGCACGGCGCGCTTTCGGATCGCCAGTGGCCGTGCCTGATCTCGCTCGACACGTCGAAAAACGAAGCGCGGGAGATCCGCCGCGTCTGGAACCACTACGGACTGGAAGACGAAGGATTGTTTGTTTCCGACAGCCGCGA of the Pyramidobacter piscolens W5455 genome contains:
- a CDS encoding V0D/AC39 family V-type ATPase subunit; translation: MSSAAGEEANYEYVNGRLRARTRDFLPVQAVAELACADLKGVERSLLDTVYGPLYRREFMLTEMPLALKLENLISASARQRFSELKRWGKGSVRLLTSALSIQSDLENGQLFLRALRSGRNDYEPSMPGCGELSAEFWRQMARAGGDREQIDELCRYDPTVLSNVLSDAVKELDASGRLWEAEWLYMKGSFDWAASVLKRCRDSNGAAVLRCLGYLIDLWNLRVWLGFHYGSGMQDEAVHFLEGGSLPLERLLFAKSYKALLRGSFWRSRGAEPDERSLFELERQYLLWQMTLRREDPLGVQVIISYRARLFCEWRNLTTIVSGLQSGLDRAALQSVLFIGR